The following DNA comes from Halalkaliarchaeum sp. AArc-CO.
CGCGAGAAGTACGAACAGCCGGCCGCCGAACCCGTCGACGCCGAGCAGTAGTTCCGGACGACAACGTCACTCCCGGTGTTTTCTGACCTGTTTCGGGTGCTCCGCGACGATAACTTTGGTGTGGTCCGGAATGTCTTCGGTGATCCAGGAGTTCGCGCCGATGCTCACGTGATCGCCGACCGTGACGGGCCCGAGTACGTTCGTCCCGGCGCCGATCACGACGTGGCTCCCGATGTCCGGGTGTCGCTTGTACCCTTTCTTCAGCATGTGCTCTTCGCTTTCTTCCTCCTCGAAGTGGAGCGCACCCAGCGTGACGTTCTGATAGAGCCGGACCCAGTCGCCCACAGTGGCGGTTTCGCCGATCACGACGCCGGTGCCGTGGTCGACGAAGAAGTACTCGCCGATTTCCGCACCGGGATGGATGTCGATCCCGGTTTCGGTCTTGGCGTACTCGGTCAGCTCTCGGGCGTACTCGGGGGAGCCCTCCTCGTAGAGGACGTGTCCGAACCGGTACACCAGGGCGGCGTGGACCCCCGGATACGACCGGACGACCTCGAGGTAGCTCTTCGCGGCAGGGTCCCCTTTGTAGGCAGCCTCGACGTCCTTTTTCACCGCCTCCCGGATCTCGGGCAGTCGGTCGAGCACCGCATCGGCGATCGCGTCGGGGTTCCCCGAACTGTGGGAGAGTTCGTCCGTCACGTACGGACTGATCCCCGAACAGCAGATCGAGCCGAGTTCCGTAAGCGCAGCGCGGGTGGCCTCCTCGTCGTCGGTGAGCGACCCGGCGTTCCAGCACCGCGGGAACACCAGCTTCTTCAAAAGGACGACCTCGTCCCGGAGGTGATCCCGGCGCGGGAACCCGGGCGAGTCACACGTCGGAAACGGGCTCTCGTCCGCCTCGTAGGACTCCACGAGTCGCCGGTGTGCGTCCCCGGAGTAGCTGTAGTCCATGTCTGTGTGTCTTTGGGGGGAGAAATATAAATGGGTCAGCATTCGACCCCCGAGTCACCAGCGACAGTGTTCCGAACGTCCGACTACGCCCAGACTGTGTCGTCCTCGGTCAGATTTACCTTGAACACGAGGATTCGGAACGGCCGATCCGACTCGTTTGTGACCTCGTGGACGTCCCCCGGTTCGCAGATGATCACCTCGCCCTCCTCGGGTTCGATCTCCGTGTCGTCGATCACGAGCGTCCCGCCGGATTGGAGGACGTAAAACACCTCCTCGGTTTCACGGTGGTAGTGTGGCTCGACGTGTTCGCCGGGCGGGATCTCGACCACCTGCAGGAGGTTCCCGTCGAAGCCGATCTCCTCCTCAGTCGCGAGGATCTGCTTGCGGTAGCTGTCGCGGTCCTTCCACTCGGACGGCGCGGGTCGTTTCATCGCCTGGAGGTTTCCGGACGAGCCGTTTGAATCTTTTCTCACGTGCGACCGACGGACGCGGTTGAAAGTTAGGGGGACGACTCGACGCGGATTCGCGGACCGTTTTTATCCCCGGCAACACAGAACTCTGGACATGAACCGTCGCGCCGTCCTTGCCGGCACCGGGGTCGCCCTCCTGTCGGGATGTCTGGGCCTTCGCGAAGATACCGTCCGACTCTGTGAACTCAGCGTCCACAACCACACTGACTCCGTTCACACCGTCGAACTGCAACTCCTCGACGGCGAAAAAGTCGTGTACGACGAGAAGCACGTACTCGGACCTCCCACAGAGGGATACGAAAAGGAAGTGTACGTCCTCGGATCGGAGCTCGAGTCACGGGAGGGGGAGTTCTCACTTCGGGTCAGACGTGACGACGCAGACTGGCGAACGGCATCCCTCGCGGACCGCGGCGACTCGCTAACGGTCCGAATATTCACGCGGGAAGCAGAACGGCTTCCGGAGCTCGAAATCGGGTACATTCACAATCCCGACTGTTGACACCGGCCACCAGTCGCTCAAAAACGGCGTCGGAACCACGCGAGATTCGCCTAGAAGCAGCCGACGAAGGATCGCTCAGCCAGTCGTCGAGAGGTAGAACCACCGATTAGTCCACAGCTGGTACAGCGTCACGACAGCGAACAGTGCCAGGAAGCCACTGGTGAGCAAGAGCGGATCGATCGCGGAGAGTCCCGGAAC
Coding sequences within:
- the epsC gene encoding serine O-acetyltransferase EpsC; this translates as MDYSYSGDAHRRLVESYEADESPFPTCDSPGFPRRDHLRDEVVLLKKLVFPRCWNAGSLTDDEEATRAALTELGSICCSGISPYVTDELSHSSGNPDAIADAVLDRLPEIREAVKKDVEAAYKGDPAAKSYLEVVRSYPGVHAALVYRFGHVLYEEGSPEYARELTEYAKTETGIDIHPGAEIGEYFFVDHGTGVVIGETATVGDWVRLYQNVTLGALHFEEEESEEHMLKKGYKRHPDIGSHVVIGAGTNVLGPVTVGDHVSIGANSWITEDIPDHTKVIVAEHPKQVRKHRE
- a CDS encoding cupin domain-containing protein, which translates into the protein MKRPAPSEWKDRDSYRKQILATEEEIGFDGNLLQVVEIPPGEHVEPHYHRETEEVFYVLQSGGTLVIDDTEIEPEEGEVIICEPGDVHEVTNESDRPFRILVFKVNLTEDDTVWA